The genomic segment CCGTTATCTCTCATAAACAAATCTCGATTACTGCATCACACGAATAACGATTAACACAATTAGGACATCAATTACTGCATAGTACGTTAACGAAATATAACGAAACAGATAAAAACACATTCTTACTGCAAAGGTTGTTGATGGCGATTAGTAGGCGGTGGTGTAGCTTGAGTAGTAGAGGTCGCGGGTGCGTTAGCACTGCTGACTCGATGCACATGCAGCTGATGCATCTGTAATTGGGCCGCATCTTCGCCAAGAAACGAGCACCTTGAGCATTGCCGTCTGTTGTGCACCTTGAGTACGTGGGTGGCTAGGCGTTCTGCACGCGCCGCTTTGTACTCGCAAAGGGTGCATGCAAACGGCTTCAAATGTGTGTTTAGATGCCGTTTCAAACACCAGTTGTCCACGCCGCTCCAGGAACAGTAGCAGCAAGTGTACCTAAAAAGCGATGACTGTATTAATCGATTATTAAGTCAGTCTATTGATTCGAACGAAACAATCTATTCACCTGAACTCTACAGGAAATTACTCCAGTCATTAATAAGAACAACGAATTTCTTATATTAAATAATCGATAAAAATTCATAAGATTATTCATAAGAATATTCAATgcgttatattatttaaaacgaATAATCTTTAGTGTCAATTCCAAGAGAAAATATATTGACAAGAAGAATTATCCTATTAAAAGACAAAAAACTGTAAGCTGCATTTAAGAAATAAAGTCCTTCAATTATTAAGAAAAtcttcaatttatttatttttcttgttcAACTCCTATATGTActataaaatcataaaattttcCAAAGAAATCTCACCTTCGTTCCTGAGCACCTTTAGAGCTTCCCTTAAGATGGCTCTTGCTGTTACATCCACCATTCTGCACCCTTCTTCCAGTGGCGCAGTTCGCTGCATCAGGTTGCATAATACCCGGAGCAGGCATCGATGTTCCTTGATAAATTCCCCCCGCGTTAGTAGCTGTATTATTGCCAGCATTCGGCTGCAACtggtaatttttattattaaatcctGACGAGTAATTTGTGTGTTGTTGCTGCGGTTGGCCATTCGTATTCACATTTCCAGTATTCGCGTTTCCTGCTTCTTGTTGGAGAGGCTTTGGTGGACTGGATCCAGCTGGTCTGCGTATCCTTGATAACTCGTAACCGTGCTCGCGATGCATTCTTAAGAAATGCTTTTTCACATGATCCGCGCGGTTGAACGGTTTGTAGCAGATATAGCAATGAAACGGTTTTTCCTCCCGGTGGATATTTTCGTGTCGTGTGTACAGATCGCGGCGATCCGTTCCATAAGGACAATATGGACAGCTATACCGCTTCACGCTCGGTGTCACTGTCACTGAAGACATCGTGGTGGTGTTCTGtggaattaataaaatttgaatactATTTGTTAATTAACTGAGTTACTATCGAGTCGAGAGAGGATTTCATCTTATCGTCAAGACAATGGATTTTAGATGTGTAATTTTTGCAGTCGCTAGAATTAAGCAGACACTTCTttaaacaattaatattttttgttaaaaCTTTCGAAAACTTAATTACTGACACGCAACTGTAAACAAAATTCACTGTAGTGGTACCGGTAGTTTTTCATGACTATCTCAGAAACTAAGTGAGTCCACCCTTCGCGTGTATAGAAAAAAGTTGTCAGAAAATAGTcatttatgtataatatacaatacATTTTGGTACATGTCAACCTTTTATATCTCATCCCGGAATATACAATATTATCGGAGTAAATATAGTTTACAATTCTATAGGATTGTATAAACTAAGATATTTACCTACCGACACTTACTTCGTGTATACCTATCCCTACCATGTGCGGTCAAAATGATGGGtgattaaagaaataatagtttttatgatttaatttagataatggttaatttatctctaaatgtatataaaattatgaattttcaTAGAATTTCGTCCAAATTtgcttttgtttaatttcaattatagacttaaatagaattatacttttatttatatagagatatatCTTATTCAACTTTGCTGGACtttttacaaattatcttattaccaaatgtacatttgccgcataaatatttcccgtatcttaaacaaattttcgtaattttgtaatcttTGCAATTTTTTACTTCACAAGTCTTTTTGTAGTAATAAATCTCAACTTGTTGATAGTTTTATTGCATGGCTCTTTTTCCCGCAattctttatataaaagtaatgtatgcactagatttataacaattttgtgaATTCTCTGTAAATTGGCCCCATAATTGACTCTAGATACCATTGCAAATTTATTGGTTCGTAAACGTTTGCTTCTTTCACTCTTCTTATTAAATCGTATAAACCTCATAATTTCAACAAAGTCATTCCTGCtcattatttttgaaaaaaatataggtctccaaattttattccacaaataCGAGACATCTAAATTTTTTGCCTGATATACACCACGGGCATGTAGCAGAGCAATAAATGCATCTAGTTTTATTGCATCCTTAGTCCCCAATACTTCTTCTTTCGTACATTTTATTGAGcccagtttcactctctgctgtcaacgataatttatttatgatatattatttatgatatttaattaCTTATTTATGATATTCAACTCTGATTCGGTTGTGAATAGCTTTTCATGTGTTTCCATGCCGTTTTTAGTTGCTGAAGTTTCTTGTTCATCATACACTGAACAGTCTTCATCTATGTccgttatttcttttttataatttttttttaagtctTGTCATTTCtaggataaatatttatcacagAATAATACCATGTacggaatacaaaattattgtcaaatttgaTATGCTTTACTTTCCTTTTATAACAACTTTACACAAAACGCTCTGAGATGCTTTCTGTCTGAGTTTTAGATGTCGATTAATTGACTAACAAACCGAGATGTATTCTAGTCGAAAAGACAATAGCAAGTAAAAATATGATCTGTAACGGCGATATTTATACGAAAATATTGATGAGTATTGACCGTTCTCTAGCAACTCGAGGTTACTCGAGGGTGGAGTTGGGAAAGCTTTTCCCGTGTTTTATCGCAATGAGCAGTAACACTAATAAACTTCTCAACTTTTAAAATGATTGTAACAATGGACTGTAAGAAATGCTAAATTTTATGGcggttccttaggattattatGGGCGCAAATTGATATATCTCGACAGCTGATGGCCATCTTGATGGATTATGTTTTATGGCTAGATTACGGCTGTAACAgctgttattatttgttattactgattgtatttattttaagaataactaaaatattttgtcgAGCAATCAAAATGATCGCTCACGGTAGGTAAGGCAGAGTTCAAATTTTtctcagaaaataaaagagcaaactaaatatcgaaaaacaataaacaaagtaaatatcgaaaaatatattgtattgtaTGCTTTAGGAAAAGTAACAAATTATGAAGCGATATGATAAAGTTTAAATGTGGTTAAATTTGTGTAGAAGTTCGAGAGCGGTCAATTTGACCGCCGCTGGTATGTTTAATGTTAATTGTGTTACAGAAAAATTTTACGTGATAGAAACAAACCATGCTCACTCATTTGAATTCAAAAATTTCGCATTTAGCTAATGAGCGGAGACATACCTGATGCAAATGTTGTGGTGCAGGAGCTGATGGTAATTCTTGTAACAGAAAGGTGGAGGTGACAGGCAAGAGTGCTGCAGGCACTGTTTGCGTTTCCTGAGTTCTCCTGGATGGTGGTGCCACACGTTCTACTCGTTCACGCAGCCTTTCCAGGTAGGAAATCACATCCTCCACTTTTAATTCTTCGGACTGTAGATAATCCTTCGAAGGCGAATGATGCCTGTTTCTGCTATCGTCTCCAAGAATCCTTGACGAGTGAAGTTCCATGAAGTGTTCAGCTATATCCCGTGGTCCACCTCCCATCAAATCACCTGGAGAAGTAGTGCCATTTGTAAATTTATCCGTTAGTCCGGAATATCGGCCTAACCAATGAATGACCGGATCTGGCAAAAGTAACCCTAGAAACTTTCTGTTTCTTTAATTTATGGTAATAAACTTCTGTAAAGTATATCTATAACTTTATCACTTTAATTTGCACAAAAGATACGATAGTAGTATTCTCTTCGATAATATCGTCAAATTTCGTTAAACACCGTCAAACGTTGTAAAGCGTCGTCAAACTGTCAAACGGCGTCGAAGGCCACGATCACTCACCAGGCTCAAACTCCGTTATGAACGGACGTTCAACCACCCGAATAACCATGAGGCCAAGAAAGTGGAGAAACGAAAGCGGGTGGGGGGAGGGCAGGGTCAGTTTATTCACGAGGAACTTTCCATTTGCAAGGGACAGTCACGAAATCCGTAACTCAGGTACTATTCGGGAAACATGGTACGTCATACAAAGTGTTTGTATTGGAGAAGGAACCAAGTATCCCCATCGACGGCGAATTGCGTTCGCGCATTGTTTATATATTGAACTCTGTCGATTTGTGTATGTAGCCGTGCTTTCGTGCTCGGTGACCTATTATATCACCACATAGCGTTACATGTTTTTATATAGCTCATGTTGTCCTCGATAACCGACGTCATTTTAATAATTAGACAAATAAAGGAATGAATTGTATTGATGACTATAAATTCTTACGAATTCTATAATGttcataatatttataaatcccAAActctattaataattaatatgtatGGAGAGGAATATCTAAAATCTATAAATCAAATTTATCAAATAATCTATATCCTCTCTAGCATTTTTAAAAAGATTtcattttatgttttatatctAAGATAAGACAGTTCAAACAGAAGTGgttcaatttctttaaattctacTAGATGTATTATACGAACCGCATTCGTAGCACCTCCACGTCGCTTTTCCAGCGTGATAAGCAGCAATACGACTTCCATCGGTGCCTTTCAAAGGCTCCTCTTCGCAGGTCCAGTTTCCATCATCACTATCTGTCCCGTTTCCGGTATCCTCTTCGGTTTTGTACGATACAGAAGTTTCGAACTCGTTCTGAACGCTCGAAGCTATGATAAACGAAGATAATAAGCTACATTCTCttttgctattttattttacaggATACCAAAGCATCTTTTGTTTTGTGCGACAGGGTCATTTCGTTTTAtggatttaaatattaaaataacaatCTCAATGCACCACAGCAAAAAAGCGTGCTACGTTTGAAGTATACCTTAATCTTCCAGAAATATTTATCCTGCTTCAATTAATATTGCAATACTTGCAATTACTCCTTACTTTCATTAACTTTTACTGCGGTAATATATGCAAACCGTTAAACTTGAATTTTAAAAGCACGCTTTAATATTTATACtcaatttgaaaattattaaatcttctttaaaatatgatacacgcctcattaataaaaatatcgattcCTTTACCGTAGTGATACATGTTAATCTAAACCCTTAATATAAACCTTTAAGCTTGAGAGAGTTTTCAAAGAGCATACTATATAGTATTTCTAGTTTATTTGAAGACTTCTTTTTCCGTTTAAAATGCAGTGCACAGTTCAATAAAAGATACTTAAATTTTTCTACCGCAGTAACGCATACACAGGTTATTCAATCTATTATTTTAAAGAACatataaatatctttatatTCACTTACTTCTATGATCAGGATCTTCACCATACAATTTTCTGGTTATTTCCTTAAACATATCTTCGTAGCAGTCGAGCCTGCTAATTCCTGCACCGCTACCCTCCATCTTCTCGCTCCTCGCCGGTCACCCCCTATCCTTGGAACAATAAACCTTCGCCTACCTGCGAACCGAAAGATGCCCGTAAGCCGGGTTGTAACTAATAATTCCTGTTCCAAATGTATTTTCCTCCCGAATTTTAAAAGGTTGGGTTCCTCCCTTTTCATACTTGGACATTTACAGTCCCACCTTCACCCATCGTTATTGCTTTCTCTTCTCCCTTTCCTTTTTCGGTACTCGTTTAAAGATACGTCTTTTTTTAGAATCACTCGCGCAGGGATGTATCGACGAAGGGAGCTAATTGATTCATTGAAGCTTAATGAAATCTTGCCAAAGTATTGCCCTTAATCGTCCATAAGACATAATCTTTTCGCTGGCCGGCTTAAGTGGCACATTTACGTAAAGAACGGGAGTTTGTCGGTACTAAATGCGATCCAAAGAAAACGGAGGAGATTGGTGATAATTTGCCGAATATTCTAGCGCCAGAATAACTAATACAGTTTTTTGAGATAATATTCTGGATTTTGAACATCCGTAGGAATTATATtatcaaaaaagaaagaaaagagaaaaaggaggaaaagaacTGAAAACTAAAGTTTGAATAGAGTTAATTTTTCTTGATGCCAAGTGGAGTCATATTATTTATTGACTTTGTTTTATGAAGGGATCGAGGGTGGTAAATGATATGTCATTTTCCGCCGAGCGTTCAATTCTTCGCAAATTCGTAACGTCGAAATAGTTTGTAGGAAGAAAGATATATAACGCTAGAATTTGACGGTCGGATATTACGTTTCTATGTACAAACATATCCGGTCACTGCCTCTGAACTCTTCGACAAATTGGAAACGTGAGAATAAAAATCAGTATTTCCTATTAAGCACGAAAATTACTTTCTGTTTAACGAACCATTTATTTGATAGTAATTTAAGTCACAAATTGAAGGAACTTTGAATAAAAATCTCAACGATGACAAACAAATATTAATACTATAATTTCTTACTGTGTAACAGAATTTAATTTTACATAGTGTAATCATTCTACATCATCGCCGTTAATGACCACATTTGTGAAAACTCAtcggaagaagagaaaaagattgCAAAGTGAAGGTTGTAAAAAACAATTGCTGTGCGAATCTAGAGGACGATTTTGTTTTTAGAAGACGTGATCGCTTCCGCGTCATCGACTTTTCTCCTATCTGCTTATCTTGTATATATTCAGCTGCAACGCTGCCGACTAAAACATCTTGCTCCCCAAAGCCGCTTTCTATCTTCGTGTACCTGAAAAATCGATTCACCCCGGTCAGAAAACGTTAAGAACAACTCAGGGATCTCGGTGAAGCCGACCTGACGGGCGCTTAAGCCACGTACATACCTACGAAAACGCTTCGTAATGCAATCTCATCGGTTAATGTAATTGAGAGagatacaatgttatacgtaacGAACGATGTTTCATTCCACTGCGCTTTGATTTCTTATAACAAGTTTCTAGTTATGTATCTTCTGTTCTGTGGACGAAGAAAAAGTCGCTGACAAGGATTCATTAGACTAAACCGCGTTCGCGCTTGATAAAAGTTTCATGTTGATTTGTATTTAAGATATTTGAATTTAAGATACACTATATTGACCATagaaagataataaaaaataaataaaaagctaTTGTTCAAAATTAGactttctattctattctattctattttctCCGTATCTCTTTCTTGCTCTAGCAAGCAAAGAGTTTCGAATATTTAACTTAAAGAAAGGTTGTATGATATAGTAGTGATATTCGTAAGTTTCACAAAAATCTTCCAAACTTTTGGAATCTTAGAACAGTAACAAATATTAGGAAAAATTCCAGAAAAATTCTACGATACTTATTAATGTCTCTATTATATCATACAAACCTTCTCTTAActgaaatatttgaaactttCCCAAGAGAAATACGAATCCAAAAGAAATGAATTAAAAAGTGAAATGTTCCTTTAAATTCGCGTATTAAACTCAGAGTATTAAAACTAAACACATAACTTTGCAACACGTtgtacaaaaattaataaaattctatcGTCTATCTTAGATACTTTTTAATCACTTTGCCAGCGTGTACTGTGCTTAAGGCAATCGCAGCGTCAAGCACAAACGAGGCAATGGCAACGTAATAGCAATTCCAAGCTGAAAGACATTCAGGCCGCGTACGAACGTAAATACAGGGCTAATGTGTGCTAGGAAATCGCGGCTGGTGTTCCATCACGATGACAGGAACCGGTGGTGACGCGAAACTCTGTATCGGAAGCGTTAACGAGTTCTCTCCCTGGAGGTAGACGCCGCGATGGAATTAGAATCGAGGCTGTTATAGCCCGTTTAGAAGCACTGATCGTCGTTACGGATCTTCAATTAAGAGCACTTTGAAATCAAGCATGcagaataattattttatttgcacTATACAAGCGTTTTGGAAACTAATGACTAGGCTGcaggatatttatgcatttatgggaaatttgtaAATACAGAAGCGCATAGAATGCGCATATTACACAGAAatatatgttataaaatattggaAGTGCAATATGTAAtagacaaaatatttttctgtccAAGTTCGATCTTGTAAGTAATGTAAGTAAGAAaatacgaatttccataaatatcgtAGTCTAGTGAAGAGACTGTGGGGAACGAATTTCACGATTCAACAATTTTCAAACGAATAGAATCTTCGTTTTTCACTTTCAAAGGATAATTTACCACGAAAAATGCGATCTTCCACGTGAAAGATTCTTTCACGTGTTTGCGCAACTTCCAGGCGTTTTGAAACTAAACATTCTGAAAAATGGATATAATATTCCAGTAAACTTTTTAATCGCATATCTGTATTTAAAGAGTGGAGGATACTTAAGAGGCGCGTGAGAGAATATTGTTTGTCAAATTCCGAAAGATAATTTACGAGGAAAAATGGAATTCTTCGCGTGATAGAATTTTTAATGTTCTCACCGATCGTTGAATGGTTCTACGgagataaatgaaaaattctggGGAAAGGCCACGAAGTTAAATACTCTGGTAAATTGTTTAATGCCTGTTCTCTTCATTTTCCGAATGTTTTCAGAGAGTAAGAAACCCTCGAGAGTTGGAGCATGTTGGAAAAGCACTCGGTAGGTCGTGATGTCCTTTGAAAGCGAACCACAATGAATAAAGAAGGATCGAGGAGCAATTGCGAACGTGCTTCGAGGATCTCGAGAAACTGGATCGAAGTTAAGACCACTTTACAATTTGCTGAAGCGTGAGCAGTCTTAACTCTTCTTCCCGGTGTATCTCGAGGGGATGAAAGGAGAATGAAAAATCCGCCTCCGTGTTATCGGCTGCTAAATATTCATGAACCGGGAAATCTTTCGCCTTTGAACCGAGTTACAATTTAGAAGGCTGACTAAAAAGAGTTATCGATTTTCACTTAGAAGTGGAACAAGAGTGAAACCTGCCGTCTCGAACTCATTCACGCGACATCAAGGAACAACACTTCCTTTTCGCCCCATTAACGAGCGCGTTTCCCATTCGTGCCTTTCTTCTTTGAAAAACAGCTGATCAAAGGATAAGAATTCCTTCGAAATAAATGCAAAATATGGAAAGAGAAAAGACAAATTAAATTTTGGATCGGAGGCATtcgaaataaatgtaaaataaaaagagaggaaaaaaagatggaaattaaattgaattataaaaatgaaagatGAAAAGAGAAATGAAGATGAAATTTTTAAGAATCCTTTGCCCTGTTCAATGAAACTGCAAACCTTCTAAATTTACATTAAATTTGTAGATACGAACTATTATAAATCTAAGATTTGGAAAAATTGCATTAGTAAATCGTAAAAGCTTAAAAATCTATTAACGAATTGTGCAAGTTCCAAATTGTATTCGTTTTTATGCGAGGTCTAATATTGTACTAAATAGAGTGTAGAACCcataaaacgaaacaaaaagaatcatCAAGTGGACAACAATCATCCTTCGGTTATAAAAATTTCGCAAACAATCATCGCcatcaattaaaaaattagctTTGTTGTTCTCGAAAACGTGAAACAAAAGGGCAGAATGTAATTAGATAAATACGGCCGATGCCAATTCCATTTACTACCCTTCAAACACAAGGGAAGGTCTGATCACCGTAAGGGATCCTTGAAACTAATCGAGCATAAAGACGAGCAGTTCTTCATCGAGCCCTATTGTGAATAATGAAATCCACCACGTTGCGAACAGCTCCTCTAATCTTATAGAACACATTGAAAACCCTTTTGAACGATATAATCGCGCTGAGATTCCCATAGCACGTTAATTCTTCCAAATAGGAATCTTCGTAGAAGTCCTATGCCACTCGAACTGGCACGGAGGAGGAAAAATTCATCAACCACATGGTTTACCGAAAGCAAAACTGTTCTAACAGAGCTATCCAGACATTCAACAGACCTCTTTTCTCCCCAATGCAAACAGCTAAACGGCTACCACCTACTGTTCCCAAGTTTTAACGGTACTCTCGATTTTCCAGTGTCTATTTAAGTACATACATTAAACGTAGAATTAGACGAAACTGAATTTGTAATTCAGGTTGAAACCATTTTACGTCTATTAAGAATGAAAAATTTCCTTAACTTTAAGCTAATTTCAACATCGAATCTCAACATCGATATTTCTCATAATACGTTAAATTTAACAattctaaaattaatattaaatacgtATGTAAAATTGAATTGCACATCAAAGATTGACACTTATATCCGGTCTTCGCttgttaaaaattgttttaatgcTTGAAACTATGATCTTACTTATCACAAAATAATGAACTTCCGAACAATAAATAAAGATTGTATTATCAGTTGGGATCGAAACTACTCTTCGAGTATAAAAAGTTATTCCATTGCTCTTTAAAACTATActataaaaattatactataccgTAATCACAATGAACCCAACAATTCCTAAAGATAAACTCCGTCATTAACGGAAGAACGATCTCTAATTAATAGCTCCACCCCATAATCGTCCAGAGCGCGAATAAATTACCCATTGCCGAGATCCTAGCGCTTGGAAGCAACAAATTTCAGAAGCAACAAAATCAATCCGCGAGTAACGCGTAACGCGGCTCGTTAACCGGCCAATCGACTCTGGAAGGGATGAGTGCCCTGTCAATCGAACTGGATCCTACCCTGTTAGAGCATAGATCGATCGATTTCGATTTCCGCGGCGACGTAATGCGCTTTTGGGGGATGCAGCGTCCGGAATGAGGAAGAAGGAGCCTGGTCGCGTATTGATCGAGCCACGGTTGCTGCCGCGTGAAAACTAGGGGGAGAAACAGAGAGGATGAGATGAGCAAAACAGAGAAAGACGGGGTGCCTCTGGAAACCCCAAGCGACGATACCATACGTACTCACACAGATCATACAGTGCACATACACACATACGTATACATACGTACGAAATATGTACACATACATGCTACTCATATATTATGTACACGTGTATAAGAACGCATACTGTTTAGTGTATCTCGGTATACGTATTATAAAGGGGTGGTGGCGAGAACGATCGCGCTGTATGGAAGGGGTTAGACCGGCGACGAATAAATCAATATTCCCCTTCGGAACGATCGAGGACATGTCCCGAAGGCGACAGAT from the Bombus affinis isolate iyBomAffi1 chromosome 11, iyBomAffi1.2, whole genome shotgun sequence genome contains:
- the LOC126922092 gene encoding zinc finger protein 235 isoform X4, which gives rise to MEGSGAGISRLDCYEDMFKEITRKLYGEDPDHRTSSVQNEFETSVSYKTEEDTGNGTDSDDGNWTCEEEPLKGTDGSRIAAYHAGKATWRCYECGDLMGGGPRDIAEHFMELHSSRILGDDSRNRHHSPSKDYLQSEELKVEDVISYLERLRERVERVAPPSRRTQETQTVPAALLPVTSTFLLQELPSAPAPQHLHQNTTTMSSVTVTPSVKRYSCPYCPYGTDRRDLYTRHENIHREEKPFHCYICYKPFNRADHVKKHFLRMHREHGYELSRIRRPAGSSPPKPLQQEAGNANTGNVNTNGQPQQQHTNYSSGFNNKNYQLQPNAGNNTATNAGGIYQGTSMPAPGIMQPDAANCATGRRVQNGGCNSKSHLKGSSKGAQERRYTCCYCSWSGVDNWCLKRHLNTHLKPFACTLCEYKAARAERLATHVLKVHNRRQCSRCSFLGEDAAQLQMHQLHVHRVSSANAPATSTTQATPPPTNRHQQPLHPAGGGRPPPGPPVFPAPAPAIAPATTVIPPTTILGYRAVPEASKGQSATEPSEFLWLGNIQRKSYERRPRKQSQPRKVTGVQEFDDEDTTCSEEENQDKKLEETTSSPVKQCPSRAITLIDMKSRYQNQLNRRKLLKCRLCPKDALARGSICSAYHTKVSLILHKLWRHRRNEMIKNWVDRNNSLSQPPSITLKATVFTNPGYEYDR
- the LOC126922092 gene encoding uncharacterized protein LOC126922092 isoform X3, coding for MVIRVVERPFITEFEPGDLMGGGPRDIAEHFMELHSSRILGDDSRNRHHSPSKDYLQSEELKVEDVISYLERLRERVERVAPPSRRTQETQTVPAALLPVTSTFLLQELPSAPAPQHLHQNTTTMSSVTVTPSVKRYSCPYCPYGTDRRDLYTRHENIHREEKPFHCYICYKPFNRADHVKKHFLRMHREHGYELSRIRRPAGSSPPKPLQQEAGNANTGNVNTNGQPQQQHTNYSSGFNNKNYQLQPNAGNNTATNAGGIYQGTSMPAPGIMQPDAANCATGRRVQNGGCNSKSHLKGSSKGAQERRYTCCYCSWSGVDNWCLKRHLNTHLKPFACTLCEYKAARAERLATHVLKVHNRRQCSRCSFLGEDAAQLQMHQLHVHRVSSANAPATSTTQATPPPTNRHQQPLHPAGGGRPPPGPPVFPAPAPAIAPATTVIPPTTILGHEMVNSPATAATMAYPTLEEERRSSWHEHGRDHDHRRRHRQHDANQIVDHHETEILRRDLVSFYAVYSSNVEQHDDRHVHDEPCTGCSSRDFTSTLLNRDFAHSYRAVPEASKGQSATEPSEFLWLGNIQRKSYERRPRKQSQPRKVTGVQEFDDEDTTCSEEENQDKKLEETTSSPVKQCPSRAITLIDMKSRYQNQLNRRKLLKCRLCPKDALARGSICSAYHTKVSLILHKLWRHRRNEMIKNWVDRNNSLSQPPSITLKATVFTNPGYEYDR
- the LOC126922092 gene encoding uncharacterized protein LOC126922092 isoform X2, yielding MEGSGAGISRLDCYEDMFKEITRKLYGEDPDHRTSSVQNEFETSVSYKTEEDTGNGTDSDDGNWTCEEEPLKGTDGSRIAAYHAGKATWRCYECGDLMGGGPRDIAEHFMELHSSRILGDDSRNRHHSPSKDYLQSEELKVEDVISYLERLRERVERVAPPSRRTQETQTVPAALLPVTSTFLLQELPSAPAPQHLHQNTTTMSSVTVTPSVKRYSCPYCPYGTDRRDLYTRHENIHREEKPFHCYICYKPFNRADHVKKHFLRMHREHGYELSRIRRPAGSSPPKPLQQEAGNANTGNLQPNAGNNTATNAGGIYQGTSMPAPGIMQPDAANCATGRRVQNGGCNSKSHLKGSSKGAQERRYTCCYCSWSGVDNWCLKRHLNTHLKPFACTLCEYKAARAERLATHVLKVHNRRQCSRCSFLGEDAAQLQMHQLHVHRVSSANAPATSTTQATPPPTNRHQQPLHPAGGGRPPPGPPVFPAPAPAIAPATTVIPPTTILGHEMVNSPATAATMAYPTLEEERRSSWHEHGRDHDHRRRHRQHDANQIVDHHETEILRRDLVSFYAVYSSNVEQHDDRHVHDEPCTGCSSRDFTSTLLNRDFAHSYRAVPEASKGQSATEPSEFLWLGNIQRKSYERRPRKQSQPRKVTGVQEFDDEDTTCSEEENQDKKLEETTSSPVKQCPSRAITLIDMKSRYQNQLNRRKLLKCRLCPKDALARGSICSAYHTKVSLILHKLWRHRRNEMIKNWVDRNNSLSQPPSITLKATVFTNPGYEYDR
- the LOC126922092 gene encoding uncharacterized protein LOC126922092 isoform X1; this translates as MEGSGAGISRLDCYEDMFKEITRKLYGEDPDHRTSSVQNEFETSVSYKTEEDTGNGTDSDDGNWTCEEEPLKGTDGSRIAAYHAGKATWRCYECGDLMGGGPRDIAEHFMELHSSRILGDDSRNRHHSPSKDYLQSEELKVEDVISYLERLRERVERVAPPSRRTQETQTVPAALLPVTSTFLLQELPSAPAPQHLHQNTTTMSSVTVTPSVKRYSCPYCPYGTDRRDLYTRHENIHREEKPFHCYICYKPFNRADHVKKHFLRMHREHGYELSRIRRPAGSSPPKPLQQEAGNANTGNVNTNGQPQQQHTNYSSGFNNKNYQLQPNAGNNTATNAGGIYQGTSMPAPGIMQPDAANCATGRRVQNGGCNSKSHLKGSSKGAQERRYTCCYCSWSGVDNWCLKRHLNTHLKPFACTLCEYKAARAERLATHVLKVHNRRQCSRCSFLGEDAAQLQMHQLHVHRVSSANAPATSTTQATPPPTNRHQQPLHPAGGGRPPPGPPVFPAPAPAIAPATTVIPPTTILGHEMVNSPATAATMAYPTLEEERRSSWHEHGRDHDHRRRHRQHDANQIVDHHETEILRRDLVSFYAVYSSNVEQHDDRHVHDEPCTGCSSRDFTSTLLNRDFAHSYRAVPEASKGQSATEPSEFLWLGNIQRKSYERRPRKQSQPRKVTGVQEFDDEDTTCSEEENQDKKLEETTSSPVKQCPSRAITLIDMKSRYQNQLNRRKLLKCRLCPKDALARGSICSAYHTKVSLILHKLWRHRRNEMIKNWVDRNNSLSQPPSITLKATVFTNPGYEYDR